Within Nocardioides rotundus, the genomic segment GCACGCCGACGTCCTCCCACGCCTTGCGCACCGCGTCCGCCTGATCGCCGGCCTGGTCGACGGTCACCGCGGCGAACGCGGCGAAGTCGGAGTCCGGCTTGACCTGGCCGGAGGTGAGGGCGGCGTACCAGACCCGGCCGGCGCCCTCGGCCGCCGTACCGCCGATCGCCTTGGCGGCCAGCACGAACGCGCGGTTGGGGATCCCGGAGTTGATGTGCACGCCGCCGTTGTCGTCGGTGGTCTGGACGAAGTCGTCCATGTGCCCCGGCTGGGGGTCCTTGCCGAGCTGGGGGTCGTCGTAGGCCGTCCCGGGGTTCTCCATGTCGCGCAGCCCGCGGGCGTTGATGCCCTCCTTGAAGATGCCGTCGCCGATCACCCAGTCGCCGCCGGCGGCGTCCTGCTTGTTCACCCACTGCTTCACGCAGGCGCCGAAGACGTCGGACATGGACTCGTTCAACGCACCTGACTGGCCCTGGTAGACCAGCCCGGTGGTCCGCTCGGTCACCGCGTGGCTGAACTCGTGGGCCAGCACGTCGAGCGCGGCGGTGAACCGCCCGAAGACCTTGCCGTCGCCGTCCCCGAAGACCAGGTAGGTCCCGTCCCAGAAGGCGTTCGCGTAGTCCTTGCCGTAGTGCACGGTCAGCATGGCGCGCGCGCCCTTGCCGTCGTAGGAGTCGCGGGAGTAGACGTCGCGGTAGACGTTCAGGGTCGCGGTGATCCCGTCGGCGGCCTCGTCCACCGCCTCGTCGCCGGTCGCCGGCTCCCCCTCCGAGCGGACCGGGGTGCCGGGCAGCTCCTCGGTGTTCTGGGCGTCGTGCACCGTCCACCGCGCCTGTGGGTCGGCCGGGGCCGCCTGCGGCGTCGCCTGCCCCGACGGCCCGGGCAGCGTCGCGGCGCCCGAGCCGCGGCCGCTGCGCTGTTGCCGGAAGCGCTCGTCCTGTCGCAGCGTGGCGTCGACGACCTCCTGGGGCAGGGCGCCGGTGCGGCCCAGCTCCTGGAGGAGGTACGGCGGGATGATCTGGCAGCTGTGTCCGAGTCGAGTCATGCGTCCACCCTCCACCCTGCCACCGACAGGGGGAAGCCCCGCAGGGGTGGTCAGCGGTCGAGACCGCCGCGGCCGGAGAGCCGCTCCAAGCCGAGCAGCAGCGCCGCATGGTCCAGTCGTCCCTCGCCCACGGCGTTCGCCGACGCCATCAGGCCGGCCGTCATCCCACCGAGGGGGAGGACCACGCCGGCCTCGCGCGCGGCGGCGGTGAGGATGCCCAGGTCCTTGTCGTGCAGCTCGACCCGGAAGCCGGGAGTGAACGACCGGTCCAGCATCGCCTGACCCTTCTGAGCCAGTACGGCGGACCCGGCCAGCCCGCCGCCGAGCACCTCCAGTGCCGCCGACATCTTCACCTGATAGGCCTCCAGGAAGACCACCGCCTCGGCCAGCGCCTCCAGGTGAGCGGCCACGATCAGCTGGTTGGCCGCCTTCACCGTCTGCCCGGAGCCCGACGGCCCGACGTGCACCACGGTCCGCCCGACCGCCTCGAGGACCGGCCGGGCGGCCTCCACGTCGGCCTCCTCGCCGCCGACCATGACCGACAGGGTCCCCTCCTGGGCCCCCTTCTCTCCCCCGGAGACCGGCGCGTCCAGCGGGCGGAGGCCGTGCTCACGGGCCTCGCGGGCCAGCTCGGCGGACACATCGGGGCGGATCGTGGAGAAGTCGATGAGCAGGGTGCCGTCGGGTGCGTGCGCGAAGACGCCGTCCTCGCCGCCGACCACGGCCTCCACGTCCGGGGTGTCGGGCACCATCACGCAGACCACCTCGGCGTCCCGCACAGCCTCCGCGACGGAATCGGCCGCGCGGCCACCCGCCTCGACCAGGGCGCGGGTCTTCTCCGGTGATCGGTTGAACCCGACCACGTCGTGCCCGGCGCGCACCAGGTTGACGGCCATCGGACTGCCCATGATGCCCAGTCCGATGAAGGCGATCCTGCTCATGGCGTGCCTCCTGTCTCCGTCGGACGGTACTCCAGGGCCACCCACCCGTCGTACCCCCGAGCGCGCAGCGCCTCGAGCCACCCGCGGAGCGGGAGTCGTCCGGTGCCGGGCTCGTGGCGACCGGGGGCGTCGGCGATCTGCACGTGGCCGATCCGATCGGCGTGGCGCTCGATCACGGCCGGTACGTCGTCCCCGTTGACGCTGAGGTGGTAGAGGTCGGCCAGGAGCGCGAGGTTGGTCGCACCGGTCTCCTCCTCGACCCGGTCCAGCACCGCGAGCACGTCCCGCGCCAGGCGCAGCGGATAGCGCTCGGCGCCACTGACCGGCTCCAGCAGGACGGTCCCGCCGATCGGCGCGAGCGCCCGCGCGGCAGCGGCCAGCTGTCGCACCGCGAGCTCGTCCTGCTCCTCGGGCCGCACCCCGTCCAGCCGGTTGCCGTAGAGCGCGTTGAACGCCCGGCAGCCGAGCCGATCGCCGATGGCGGCGACGACCGCGAGGTTGTCCTCGAGCTCCGCCTCCCGGCCCGGCCAGGAGACCACGCCACGGTCGCCGGCCGGCATGTCACCGGCGAACAGGTTGAGGCCGACCAGCCGGACGCCGGCGTCCTGCACGGCCGCCACGAGGGCGTCCACCTCCCGGTCCTCGGGTACGGCGACCGGGAAGGGCCACCACAGCTCCACCGCGTCGAAGCCCGCGGCCCGTGCCGCCGCCGGCCGCTCCAGCAGCGGCAGGTCGGTGAAGAGCATCGAGCAGTTGGCGGCGAGGCGCGCGGTGTCGCGGAGCGGATCCACCTCAGACCTCCGGCGTCCCCTGGTGGAAGCGCTGCTGCCACCCGCCCGCAGTGCGGGTCCACAGGGAGCTGCGCAGGGCGCTGCCGTCGTCGCCGGCGGCCCGCCAGACGAGCAGGATCAGGTCGTCGGCGACCCGCTCGGCGGAGACCACGTCCAGCGCGACCTCGCCCTGCAGGGGGCCGATCTCGTCGAGCGTCTCCTCGCGGGTCCACAGCCGGCCCGACGCCCCGACCTCGCTCCACTGCGGGTGCAGCAGGGCGGCGACGGCCGCCCGGTCCCCGCGGATCTCGTCGGTGAGCAGCGACCGCTCCAGGGCGATCACCTGCTCCTCCGCCGACGCCTCCGCCTCCTCGCCGATCAGGCTGAAGAGGTCCGCCTCCACGGCGGGCTTGGTGATCTCGTAGGCGTGCTCGCCGCGGTCGGCGCCGGCGAAGCCCGGCCCCCCGGCCGGCGCCTTCCCCTGCTGGAAGGCCACGGCGGCGGCGTTGGCCAGCCGGTCGGCGGCCTCGTTCAGCTCGTGCCCGGCGTGGCCCTTGACCCACTCGAAGCGGACGGTGCGCCCCTGCATGGCGGCGTCCAGTGCCTTCATGATCTCCACGTTGGAGACCGGCTTGCCGTCGCGCTTCTTCCAGCCCTTGCGCTTCCACCCCGGCATCCACTCGGTGATCGACTTGATGGCATAGGTGGAGTCGCAGTAGACCAGCAGCTCGTCGGTGACCCCGGAGGTCTGCTGGAGCAGATCGAGCACGGCGGTCAGCTCGCCCATGTTGTTGGTCCCGTGGGGCCAGCCGCCGGCCGCCCAGCAGTCGTCGTCGACGTACCACGCCCAGCCCGCGGGGCCGGGGTTGCCGAGGGCGGATCCGTCTGCGGCGGCGATGATCGTCACGACGGAGCATCGTGCCAGACTGACCCCCGTGAAGCAGCCGACGTACGACGAGATCTCCGCACTTCCCAGCTATGCACCCCAGTCGATCCCGGTGGCGTTCGAGGACCTCAACGGTCACCTCAACATCCGCCACTACCTCGGGATCGCGAGCGAGGGCCTGGACGAGTCGCTGGTCGAGGTCGGGATCCCCAAGGACTGGCGCAACACCGGCCGCGCGGTGTTCTCCGCCGAGCACCACCTGACCTACTTCCACGAGCTGCGCACCGGCGACCGGGTCTCGGTCCGGGTGCGGATGATCGGCCGCTCGGACAAGGCGATCCACGTGCTGGTCTACCTGGTCGACGAGGGCCGGGAGCGGGTGGCCTACCTGATGGAGGAGATCTTCCTCTGCATCGACATGGAGCAGCGGCGTACGACGCCGTGGAGCGACGAGGTCAAGGAGAAGGTCGACGCCCGGGTCGCCGAGCACCGGGACCTCCCCTGGGAGCCGCAGCTCTCCGGCTCGATGAAGGTCCGATGAGCACGTCGAGGTCCGACCTCCGCAACGTCGCGATCGTCGCCCACGTCGACCATGGGAAGACCACCCTGGTCGACGCGATGCTGCACCAGGCCGGCGCGTTCACCGCGCACCAGGCCGAGGGGGTGGCCGAGCGGGTGATGGACTCCGGCGACCTGGAGCGGGAGAAGGGCATCACGATCCTGGCCAAGAACACCGCGGTCCGCTATCTCGGGCCGTCGGCGCCCGAAGGCGGGATGACGATCAACATCATCGACACCCCCGGGCACGCCGACTTCGGCGGCGAGGTGGAGCGCGGACTGTCGATGGTCGACGGCATCGTGCTGCTGGTCGACGCCAGCGAGGGGCCGCTGCCGCAGACCCGGTTCGTGCTGCGCAAGGCCCTCAACGCGGGCCTTCCCGTGGTGCTCGTGGTCAACAAGGTGGACCGCTCCGACGCCCGGATCTCCGAGGTGGTCGACGAGACCTACGAGCTGTTCATGGACCTGCTCGACGACTCCCACAGCCAGGACGCCCTGGACTTTCCGGTGGTCTACGCCTCGGCGAAGGCCGGCCGGGCGTCGCTGGAGATGCCGGAGAACGGCGGGCTGCCCGACAGCCCGGACCTCGAGCCGCTGTTCCGGACGATCGTGGAGACGATCCCGGCGCCGACGTACGACGAGGGCGCGCCGCTGCAGGCACACGTCACCAACCTCGACGCCTCCCCGTTCCTGGGGCGGCTCGCGCTGCTGCGGGTCCACCAGGGCACGCTGCGCAAGGGCCAGACCGTGGCCTGGATGCGGCGCGACGGGTCGGTGAAGCCGGTGAAGGTGACCGAGCTGCTGATGACCCAGGCCCTGGAGCGGGTGCCGGCCGAGTCCGCCGGCCCCGGCGACATCTGCGCGATCGCGGGCATCCCGGACATCATGATCGGCGAGACGCTGGCCGACCAGGAGAACCCGGTCGCGCTGCCGCTCATCCACGTCGACGAGCCGGCGATCTCGATGACCATCGGCACCAACACCTCGCCCCTGGTCGGCAAGGGCGGCAAGGGACACAAGGTCACCGCCCGACTGGTCAAGGACCGGCTGGACGCCGAGCTGGTCGGCAACGTGTCGCTGCGCGTGCTGCCCACCGAGCGCCCCGACGCCTGGGAGGTCCAGGGCCGCGGCGAGCTGGCGCTGGCGATCCTGGTGGAGCAGATGCGCCGCGAGGGATACGAGCTGACGGTCGGCAAGCCGCAGGTGGTCACCCGGGAGGTCGACGGCAAGCTGCACGAGCCGTTCGAGCGGCTGACCATCGACGCCCCGGAGGAGTATCTCGGCACCATCACCGAGCTGCTCGCCAACCGCAAGGGCCGGATGGAGGGCATGACCAACCACGGCACCGGCTGGGTGCGGATGGAGTTCGTCGTCCCCGCCCGCGGCCTGATCGGCTTCCGCACCGACTTCCTCACCGAGACCCGCGGCACGGGCATCGCCCACCACATCTCCGAGGGCTACTTCCCGTGGGCCGGCGAGATCCGCTCGCGGGCCTCCGGCTCGCTGGTGGCTGACCGCGCCGGCGCCGCGACGGCGTACGCCATGACCTCGCTGCAGGAGCGCGGCGTGCTGTTCGTGGAGCCGACGACCGAGGTCTACGAGGGCATGATCGTCGGGGAGAACTCCCGCGCCGACGACATGGACGTCAACATCACCAAGGAGAAGCAGCAGACCAACATCCGCTCCTCCACGGCCGACAACTTCGAGAAGCTGATCCCGCCGAAGCGGCTGTCGCTGGAGCAGTGCCTGGAGTTCTGCCGCTCTGATGAGTGCGTCGAGGTCACGCCGGAGACGGTCCGGATCCGCAAGGTCGACCTGGACGCGAACACCCGCGCCAAGGCGGCCTCCCGGGCGCGCAAGGCCCGCTGAGGCTCTCCCCCCTCCCCTCCTGGGCCGAGTCGGCATGGGTGGGTACGGCGGCCGCGGGCGGGGTACGGCGCGCCGTCGTAGCGTGGGAGTCATGACCGACCTGACCGACGACCTGGGGTACGCCGACGACTGGTCGCCGGAGCCGCGGCGGGTGGTGAGCCTGGTCCCGTCGATCACCGAGGCGCTCGCCTCGGCCCGCCGCGAGGCGCTGGTCGGGGCGACCGACTGGTGCACCCACCCCCGCGACCTCGGCGTCGCGCGGGTACGCGGCACCAAGAACCCCGACCTGGCTGCCGTCCGCGGCCTGCAGCCCGACCTGGTGGTCGCCAACAAGGAGGAGAACCGCGAGCTGGACGTACGGCGCCTCCGCGACTCCGGAACCCGGGTCTGGGTCACCGACATCGAGACCGTCCCGCAGGCGGTCGCGTCCCTGCAGCGGCTCTTCGACGACGCCCTCGGCTGGGGTACTCCGCAGTGGCTGGACAGGGCCCGCGAGCTCTGGTGCGGCACCCCTCCCCCGGTGACCCGGCGGGTGGCTGTGCCGATCTGGCGCGACCCGTGGATGATGGTGGGGCCGCGCACGTTCACCGGCGACCTGCTCCGCCGGCGGGGCTGGGCGAACGTCTTCGACGCCGGCGAGGACCGCTACCCCGGCGTCGACGTCGAGGCGATCGACGGCGCCGGCGCGGACGCCGTACTGCTGCCCGACGAGCCCTATGAGTTCACCGCCGATGACGGCCCGGAGGCGTTCACGACGCCCACCGAGCTGGTGAGCGGGCGTCTGCTGACGTGGTACGGCCCCTCCCTGGTGGAGGCCGCCGAAAGTCTGACCCGAGGCGCTTGACAACTTTTCCCCCGTAGGAGAACTCTCAAAGGCGCACATCCAGGTCCCACGGGACCGGCTCGGGGGCCTGCATGACGAACGGGGGAAGTTCATGCGCGTCATCAGCACGACCACAGTCGCCGCCCTGGCCCTGATCCCGCCGGGAGCCGCGATGCTCACCACGACCGCGACCGCGGCACCAGCGAGCTGCCTGGGCCGGCCGGCCACCATCGTCGGGACCACCGCCGACGACCAGCTCCGCGGCACCTCCGGACCGGACGTGATCGTCGGCGGCCTCGGCAACGACCGGATCGAGGGCTTCGACGGAGCCGACGTCATCTGCGGCAACGAGGGCGGCGACACGATGTTCGGCGGCGCGGGCGCCGACCGGATCGAGGGCGGGCCCGCGGGCATGAGCTACGGGAGCGACTACGTGCCCAACCGCCTGCGCGGCGGTCCCGGCGCCGACGAGCTGGACCCGGGGACCGACTCGCGCTGGGACCCGGAGACCGGCTGGGTGGTCGGGATCATCGACTACACCTACGAACCCGGGCCGGTCAGCGTCGACCTGGCGACGGGAAGCACCGACATCGGGGACAAGATCACCTACCGCCGCGCCACCCGGCTGATCGGCTCGGCGTACGCCGACACGCTCAAGGGCGGTGAGCACGACGACTACATCGTCTCCGGGCGCGGCGACGACTACGTCTCCGGGCGCGCAGGCGACGACCGGCTGCAGCCGGAGCTCACCCGGCAGCGGGCCGGTGACCGGGACCGGGTCTACGGCGGCGGCGGGAACGACCACCTCTGGTCCCAGCACGGCCGCGACACCTTCGTCGGCGGGGACGGGGACGATCAGCTGCTCACGGTCTTCCCGGCCTCCCTCGACGGCGGCG encodes:
- a CDS encoding hydroxypyruvate isomerase family protein — its product is MDPLRDTARLAANCSMLFTDLPLLERPAAARAAGFDAVELWWPFPVAVPEDREVDALVAAVQDAGVRLVGLNLFAGDMPAGDRGVVSWPGREAELEDNLAVVAAIGDRLGCRAFNALYGNRLDGVRPEEQDELAVRQLAAAARALAPIGGTVLLEPVSGAERYPLRLARDVLAVLDRVEEETGATNLALLADLYHLSVNGDDVPAVIERHADRIGHVQIADAPGRHEPGTGRLPLRGWLEALRARGYDGWVALEYRPTETGGTP
- a CDS encoding ribonuclease HI family protein; this encodes MTIIAAADGSALGNPGPAGWAWYVDDDCWAAGGWPHGTNNMGELTAVLDLLQQTSGVTDELLVYCDSTYAIKSITEWMPGWKRKGWKKRDGKPVSNVEIMKALDAAMQGRTVRFEWVKGHAGHELNEAADRLANAAAVAFQQGKAPAGGPGFAGADRGEHAYEITKPAVEADLFSLIGEEAEASAEEQVIALERSLLTDEIRGDRAAVAALLHPQWSEVGASGRLWTREETLDEIGPLQGEVALDVVSAERVADDLILLVWRAAGDDGSALRSSLWTRTAGGWQQRFHQGTPEV
- a CDS encoding thioesterase family protein, producing the protein MKQPTYDEISALPSYAPQSIPVAFEDLNGHLNIRHYLGIASEGLDESLVEVGIPKDWRNTGRAVFSAEHHLTYFHELRTGDRVSVRVRMIGRSDKAIHVLVYLVDEGRERVAYLMEEIFLCIDMEQRRTTPWSDEVKEKVDARVAEHRDLPWEPQLSGSMKVR
- a CDS encoding calcium-binding protein translates to MRVISTTTVAALALIPPGAAMLTTTATAAPASCLGRPATIVGTTADDQLRGTSGPDVIVGGLGNDRIEGFDGADVICGNEGGDTMFGGAGADRIEGGPAGMSYGSDYVPNRLRGGPGADELDPGTDSRWDPETGWVVGIIDYTYEPGPVSVDLATGSTDIGDKITYRRATRLIGSAYADTLKGGEHDDYIVSGRGDDYVSGRAGDDRLQPELTRQRAGDRDRVYGGGGNDHLWSQHGRDTFVGGDGDDQLLTVFPASLDGGAGADDLSLDVPRRTSTAEIRCGEGSDRTGIYGVTPATASPRWLMSIDVPAERFRYGPFGTGRISGCETYDFVAVNARYRFVGSDVAESVWADDPYEGWAGGPLVATTGGGDDFVRGARSGNDRIDLGAGTDRVNARRSSTCFAWERGYCGGESRP
- a CDS encoding protealysin inhibitor emfourin, which encodes MTRLGHSCQIIPPYLLQELGRTGALPQEVVDATLRQDERFRQQRSGRGSGAATLPGPSGQATPQAAPADPQARWTVHDAQNTEELPGTPVRSEGEPATGDEAVDEAADGITATLNVYRDVYSRDSYDGKGARAMLTVHYGKDYANAFWDGTYLVFGDGDGKVFGRFTAALDVLAHEFSHAVTERTTGLVYQGQSGALNESMSDVFGACVKQWVNKQDAAGGDWVIGDGIFKEGINARGLRDMENPGTAYDDPQLGKDPQPGHMDDFVQTTDDNGGVHINSGIPNRAFVLAAKAIGGTAAEGAGRVWYAALTSGQVKPDSDFAAFAAVTVDQAGDQADAVRKAWEDVGVRPGAAPGESGSPTPAPEGLPTDPAPTAGAPDEVIVRRSGGVTGQSVEGSVDLASDDPRAAQARDLVDRCDLSAVGDSGQAQPDRFVYAVRVGDREIQVPEQDLTPDLAELVALVLRDRG
- the typA gene encoding translational GTPase TypA, with amino-acid sequence MSTSRSDLRNVAIVAHVDHGKTTLVDAMLHQAGAFTAHQAEGVAERVMDSGDLEREKGITILAKNTAVRYLGPSAPEGGMTINIIDTPGHADFGGEVERGLSMVDGIVLLVDASEGPLPQTRFVLRKALNAGLPVVLVVNKVDRSDARISEVVDETYELFMDLLDDSHSQDALDFPVVYASAKAGRASLEMPENGGLPDSPDLEPLFRTIVETIPAPTYDEGAPLQAHVTNLDASPFLGRLALLRVHQGTLRKGQTVAWMRRDGSVKPVKVTELLMTQALERVPAESAGPGDICAIAGIPDIMIGETLADQENPVALPLIHVDEPAISMTIGTNTSPLVGKGGKGHKVTARLVKDRLDAELVGNVSLRVLPTERPDAWEVQGRGELALAILVEQMRREGYELTVGKPQVVTREVDGKLHEPFERLTIDAPEEYLGTITELLANRKGRMEGMTNHGTGWVRMEFVVPARGLIGFRTDFLTETRGTGIAHHISEGYFPWAGEIRSRASGSLVADRAGAATAYAMTSLQERGVLFVEPTTEVYEGMIVGENSRADDMDVNITKEKQQTNIRSSTADNFEKLIPPKRLSLEQCLEFCRSDECVEVTPETVRIRKVDLDANTRAKAASRARKAR
- a CDS encoding 2-hydroxy-3-oxopropionate reductase, whose translation is MSRIAFIGLGIMGSPMAVNLVRAGHDVVGFNRSPEKTRALVEAGGRAADSVAEAVRDAEVVCVMVPDTPDVEAVVGGEDGVFAHAPDGTLLIDFSTIRPDVSAELAREAREHGLRPLDAPVSGGEKGAQEGTLSVMVGGEEADVEAARPVLEAVGRTVVHVGPSGSGQTVKAANQLIVAAHLEALAEAVVFLEAYQVKMSAALEVLGGGLAGSAVLAQKGQAMLDRSFTPGFRVELHDKDLGILTAAAREAGVVLPLGGMTAGLMASANAVGEGRLDHAALLLGLERLSGRGGLDR
- a CDS encoding helical backbone metal receptor, whose protein sequence is MTDLTDDLGYADDWSPEPRRVVSLVPSITEALASARREALVGATDWCTHPRDLGVARVRGTKNPDLAAVRGLQPDLVVANKEENRELDVRRLRDSGTRVWVTDIETVPQAVASLQRLFDDALGWGTPQWLDRARELWCGTPPPVTRRVAVPIWRDPWMMVGPRTFTGDLLRRRGWANVFDAGEDRYPGVDVEAIDGAGADAVLLPDEPYEFTADDGPEAFTTPTELVSGRLLTWYGPSLVEAAESLTRGA